The Cupriavidus necator DNA window CAGTCGAACTACGAGGGACAGCTGGTCGACTGGATCCAGGAAGCGCGCGGCGTGGCGGACGGCATCATCATCAATGCGGCCGGCCTGACCTACTCGTCGATTCCGATCCTCGATGCCTTGCTGTCTTTCCCCGGCAAGATCATCGAAACCCATATGAGCAACATCTGGAAGCGCGAGCCGTTCCGCCACCACTCCTACATCTCAAAGGTGGCGGATGGCGTGATCGCCGGGCTGGGCGGCGACGGCTACGAATTCGCCATCGAGGCCGTCACGCGGCTGGTGCAGAAGGGCAGAGCAGCGGTCTGATTTCCATGCGCACGCGGAACGGCAGCAGGATGTACTCTCGCTGCCGTCCTTGCCATTATTCTCAAGGCAGTTGCCAAGATGCCAATTTCTGAAGACACCCCCTCGGGCGCGCTGGCTTTCTACAGCGCCTTCGACGATTTCGACACGTGGAAGCGCGCGCTCCAGGCCCAGCTCCCGAACCTGAAAGTCATTCACTCCAGCAAAATCACCCGGCCAGCCGACATTCACTACGCGCTCGCCTGGAAACCGCCGGAGAATTTCTTTGCCGAAATGACGAACCTGCGCCTGATCGTCAATCTGGGAGCGGGGGTTGATTCACTGGTCCAGCGGCAGGATCTTCCCCAAGGCATTCCCATCACGCGGCTCACGGACCCGCAGATGGCGCGCATGATGGCGGGATACGTGCTGTTCTCCGTGCTGCGGCACGCCCGGGACATCCCGTACTTCGAGCAGGCGCAGCGGCGGGGTGAGTGGGCCTACCGTCATCCCCGTTCTCCGGAAGACATCCGCGTGGCGGTTCTGGGGCTCGGTCAGCTGGGCGCGAAAGCGGCCCACGAACTGCAGCGCCAGGGGTTCAAGGTGATCGGCTGGTCGCGCAGCCCGGCGCAGATCGAAGGCGTGGAATGCTTTGCCGGACTGGAAACGCTCGACACCGTGCTAGGACAGGCGGACATTGTCGTCGTGATGCTGCCGCTCACGCCGCAGACGGCTGGCATCCTGGATCGGGCGCGACTCGAGCAGCTGCCGCGAGGCGCGGCCTTCATCAACGTTGCGCGGGGCGCACTGGTCGATCAGGCGGCGCTTACGGACCTGCTCCAAAGCGGCCACATTGGCGGGGCAACCTTGGACGTTTTCGAGCGCGAACCTTTGCCTGCCGGGGATCCGCTGTGGAGCATGCCTAATGTGCTGATCACACCCCATCTGGCTTCGGTGGCGATTCCGTCGTCTGCGGCGAGGCAGATTGCGGAGAATATTGTTCGGGTTTCTGCCGGCGAATCGCCGGATAACATCATTGATCCAGCACGCGGATATTGAGGTATGGGCTACGTCCGGTGCAATGCGCCGGACGCGTGGAAGGGATGAGAGACGCGATCAAAATGGAGCGAAGCGGTTCTGGCTAGGGGGCGAAGCAGGGGACTTGGATCGCGAGGCGAATTGTTCCAATGCCGCTGTGCCAGGGTGGCGGCAGACAGTACAGGTAGTCCGGCGAGGCCACGCAACAATGACAGATCATTTTGATCGCGTCTCCAGCGTCAGACTGCCGCTTCTTCCTGCTCACCCGTATGAATGCGGATGACGCGGTCGATCAGCGTCACGAAAATCTTGCCGTCGCCGATCTTGCCGGTAAGCGCAGCTGGCGCCCGACCTCGTACCGAGTCACCTTGCAGTGAGAGCCGCCAAGCCGTCAGTGGACCACCTTTTGGCCCCCCGTGCGCAAGTTCCCCAACTATGTCCTAAGCAAATGGTCGAATCGATTTGCTGTAGCCGTTCCGGATGCCTGATGAGAAGAACCCGCCGCACTCCGCCTTTCGCGCACAGGGCTCGCATTCTGGTGCGTATTCGTTCTTCCAGTCAGAGATGGACTTGACATATGCTGGCTCGACATCCGCATTCACCAAGCAGAGTTGATGGTTATACACAGACGTCTTGAGTCCATAGCTTCTTAGAATCCCGACAGCCGTACTAAGCTCCGTCTTGTAGTCGGCGGGGTCGATCCAGAGCGCATCCAGGTTCGCGCGGGTGAACCCGGTCATTTCCAATCCCATTAGCGCGACGTG harbors:
- a CDS encoding 2-hydroxyacid dehydrogenase, whose protein sequence is MPISEDTPSGALAFYSAFDDFDTWKRALQAQLPNLKVIHSSKITRPADIHYALAWKPPENFFAEMTNLRLIVNLGAGVDSLVQRQDLPQGIPITRLTDPQMARMMAGYVLFSVLRHARDIPYFEQAQRRGEWAYRHPRSPEDIRVAVLGLGQLGAKAAHELQRQGFKVIGWSRSPAQIEGVECFAGLETLDTVLGQADIVVVMLPLTPQTAGILDRARLEQLPRGAAFINVARGALVDQAALTDLLQSGHIGGATLDVFEREPLPAGDPLWSMPNVLITPHLASVAIPSSAARQIAENIVRVSAGESPDNIIDPARGY
- a CDS encoding type II 3-dehydroquinate dehydratase, translated to MSEKITIWFLNGPNANLYGLDANKTYGSDSFPVLQSRCEQKAASLNADLRFLQSNYEGQLVDWIQEARGVADGIIINAAGLTYSSIPILDALLSFPGKIIETHMSNIWKREPFRHHSYISKVADGVIAGLGGDGYEFAIEAVTRLVQKGRAAV